In Bradyrhizobium guangxiense, the following are encoded in one genomic region:
- a CDS encoding epoxide hydrolase family protein yields the protein MTVAIKPFRITIGDDVLADLKSRLARTRWPDAELVDDWSQGAPLQWIRDICAYWANGYDWRAREAKLNRFAQFTTEIDGLDIHFIHVRSKEPSALPLIITHGWPGSIVEFQKVIAPLIDPAAHGGNAADAFHVVCPSLPGFGFSAKPEATGWGVDRIAATWAQLMERLGYARYGAQGGDWGSAVTTSLGAQDAAHCAGIHITLAFNAAPKVEGKPTADEKRALAGLKHYVDLDSGYSKQQSTRPQTLGYGLTDSPSGQAAWILEKFWAWTDCNGHPENIFTKDELLDNVMLYWATETATSSARLYWESFGKRRTTPVVKVPTGVAVFPKEIITPVRRWMEPNFHDITHWSEMEKGGHFAAFEQPELFVRDVRKFFATVR from the coding sequence ATGACCGTCGCGATCAAGCCGTTTCGCATCACCATCGGCGATGACGTCCTCGCCGACCTCAAGTCACGCCTTGCCCGCACGCGCTGGCCGGATGCGGAGCTGGTCGACGACTGGAGTCAGGGCGCGCCGCTGCAATGGATCCGGGACATTTGTGCCTATTGGGCCAACGGCTACGACTGGCGGGCGCGCGAAGCAAAACTCAACCGCTTCGCGCAGTTCACCACCGAGATCGACGGGCTCGACATCCACTTCATCCACGTGCGCTCGAAGGAGCCGTCGGCGCTGCCGCTGATCATCACCCATGGCTGGCCCGGTTCGATCGTCGAATTTCAGAAGGTGATCGCGCCGCTGATCGACCCCGCCGCGCATGGCGGCAATGCCGCGGATGCGTTTCATGTCGTCTGTCCCTCGCTGCCGGGCTTCGGCTTCTCGGCCAAGCCCGAGGCGACCGGCTGGGGCGTCGACCGCATCGCCGCGACCTGGGCGCAGCTGATGGAGCGGCTGGGTTACGCGCGCTATGGCGCGCAAGGCGGCGACTGGGGCTCGGCGGTGACGACCTCGCTCGGCGCGCAGGATGCGGCGCACTGCGCCGGCATCCACATCACGCTCGCCTTCAACGCGGCACCGAAGGTCGAGGGCAAACCGACAGCGGACGAGAAGCGCGCGCTGGCCGGCCTCAAGCATTATGTCGATCTCGACTCCGGCTACTCCAAGCAGCAATCGACGCGCCCGCAGACGCTCGGCTATGGCCTCACGGATTCACCGAGCGGGCAGGCGGCCTGGATCCTGGAAAAATTCTGGGCGTGGACCGATTGCAACGGACACCCCGAGAACATCTTCACCAAGGACGAGTTGCTCGACAACGTCATGCTCTATTGGGCGACGGAGACGGCGACCTCCTCGGCGCGGCTCTACTGGGAAAGTTTTGGCAAGCGGCGTACGACGCCGGTGGTGAAGGTGCCGACAGGTGTCGCGGTGTTCCCGAAGGAGATCATCACGCCGGTGCGGCGCTGGATGGAGCCGAACTTTCATGACATCACGCATTGGAGCGAGATGGAGAAAGGCGGCCATTTCGCCGCCTTCGAGCAGCCGGAGCTGTTCGTGCGCGATGTCAGGAAATTCTTTGCGACGGTGCGGTAG
- a CDS encoding LysE family translocator: MMSMQAYFAFVAACIALALLPGPIVTLVIANGLRHGTRAALINVAGAQAGLAIVIGIVAIGLTSLMATMGYWFDWVRFAGAAYLVWLGIKLIWAPVEGVELDAPPPPPRGGFFLQGFLVLLSNPKVLVFFGAFIPQFMDMNQPHFPQVALLGATFMVTAVMTDALYAIAAGRARKFFSARRTRMMSRISGGFMIGGGIWLALTRAK, translated from the coding sequence ATGATGTCCATGCAAGCCTATTTCGCCTTCGTCGCCGCCTGCATTGCGCTGGCGCTGCTGCCGGGGCCGATCGTCACCCTCGTCATCGCCAATGGCTTGCGCCACGGCACGCGCGCAGCGCTCATCAACGTTGCCGGTGCGCAAGCCGGGCTTGCCATCGTCATCGGCATCGTCGCGATCGGGCTGACCTCGCTGATGGCGACCATGGGCTATTGGTTCGACTGGGTGCGCTTTGCCGGCGCCGCTTATCTCGTCTGGCTCGGCATCAAGCTGATCTGGGCGCCGGTCGAGGGCGTCGAGCTCGACGCGCCGCCTCCGCCGCCGCGTGGCGGCTTCTTCCTGCAAGGGTTCCTGGTGCTGCTGTCGAACCCGAAAGTGCTGGTGTTCTTCGGCGCGTTCATTCCGCAGTTCATGGACATGAACCAGCCGCACTTTCCGCAGGTCGCCCTCTTGGGCGCCACCTTCATGGTCACCGCGGTAATGACTGACGCGCTCTACGCCATCGCCGCCGGCCGCGCGCGAAAGTTCTTCTCGGCCCGCCGCACCCGGATGATGTCGCGCATCTCCGGCGGCTTCATGATCGGCGGCGGCATCTGGCTGGCGCTGACGCGGGCGAAATGA
- a CDS encoding GatB/YqeY domain-containing protein yields the protein MLRDDINNAVKEAMKAKDERKLSTLRMVNSTIKNADIDARGQGKPPLSDADLLAVLQKMIKQRQEAVELYDKGGRAELAAQEREEIAVISAYLPKQMAEDEVKKAIADAIGETGASGMKDMGKVIAVLRAKYAGQMDFGKASGLVKAALSG from the coding sequence ATGCTGCGCGACGACATCAACAATGCGGTCAAGGAGGCCATGAAGGCCAAGGACGAGCGCAAGCTGTCCACGCTGCGCATGGTCAACTCCACCATCAAGAATGCCGACATCGACGCGCGGGGGCAGGGCAAGCCGCCGCTCTCGGACGCCGATCTGCTCGCCGTGCTGCAGAAGATGATCAAGCAGCGCCAGGAGGCGGTCGAGCTCTACGACAAGGGCGGCCGCGCCGAGCTCGCAGCCCAGGAGCGCGAGGAAATCGCGGTGATCTCGGCGTATTTGCCGAAGCAGATGGCCGAGGACGAGGTCAAGAAGGCGATCGCGGACGCGATCGGCGAGACCGGCGCCAGCGGCATGAAGGACATGGGCAAGGTGATCGCCGTGCTGCGCGCGAAATACGCCGGGCAGATGGATTTTGGCAAGGCGTCCGGCCTGGTGAAGGCCGCGCTGTCGGGCTAG
- a CDS encoding SRPBCC family protein, which produces MSKPEFVYVTYIETTPEKLWEALTSSAFTRQYWFGAEVRSDWKLGSPFALLLDGEVTDSGEILESDPPRRLSYSFKHHKFEELRGEPVSRVVFTIEPFGSLVRLTVLHDGFVEGGKYLGAVSNGWPAILSGLKSLLERGKVLAIPHTALNKGFDAK; this is translated from the coding sequence ATGAGTAAGCCAGAATTCGTCTACGTCACCTACATCGAAACCACGCCGGAAAAACTGTGGGAGGCGCTGACCTCGAGCGCGTTCACGCGCCAGTACTGGTTCGGCGCCGAGGTTCGCTCGGACTGGAAGCTCGGCTCCCCCTTCGCGCTTCTGCTCGACGGCGAAGTCACCGATTCCGGGGAGATACTGGAATCCGATCCGCCGCGGCGGCTGTCCTACAGCTTCAAGCACCACAAGTTCGAGGAACTCCGCGGGGAGCCGGTCTCGCGCGTCGTCTTCACCATCGAACCTTTCGGCTCGCTCGTGCGTTTGACCGTGTTGCATGACGGCTTCGTCGAGGGCGGCAAATATCTCGGCGCCGTCTCCAACGGCTGGCCGGCGATCCTGTCCGGGCTCAAGAGCCTGTTGGAGCGAGGCAAGGTCCTCGCCATTCCGCACACGGCGCTGAACAAGGGATTCGACGCAAAATGA
- a CDS encoding ArsR/SmtB family transcription factor, producing MDEVFKALADASRRSLLDRLHARNGQTLNELCEGLAMTRQAVTKHLAILEEAHLVTTIRHGREKLHYLNPVPIHQIGERWIKKFERGKLAALGELKRQLEKRDE from the coding sequence ATGGATGAGGTCTTCAAAGCGCTCGCCGACGCATCACGACGCTCGCTCTTGGACAGGCTTCACGCCAGGAACGGCCAGACGCTGAACGAACTTTGCGAGGGCCTTGCGATGACACGCCAGGCCGTGACCAAGCACCTTGCGATTCTGGAGGAAGCCCATCTCGTCACGACCATCAGGCATGGCCGCGAGAAGCTGCACTACCTCAACCCGGTGCCGATCCATCAGATCGGCGAACGCTGGATCAAGAAATTCGAGCGCGGCAAGCTCGCCGCGCTCGGGGAGTTGAAACGTCAGTTGGAGAAGCGCGATGAGTAA
- a CDS encoding alpha/beta fold hydrolase translates to MDQTTPIVLVPGLASSARIYAPVIPALWRFGPVMIANHIRDDSIADIAARVLREAPPRFALAGHSMGGYVALEIMRQAPERVAKLALINTQARPDTPEATARRLGLMTRVRRGELRAVREESFPELVHPSRRDDAGILALVHRQDEDVGVEGYLRQQTAIIARVDSRPILATIKCPTLVLTGDTDNTIPNALSKEMAEGIAGASLVILDRCGPLPQAEQPEATVQALTEWLGTKVV, encoded by the coding sequence ATGGACCAGACCACCCCGATTGTGCTGGTTCCGGGGCTGGCCTCCTCGGCCCGGATCTATGCCCCCGTCATCCCGGCGCTGTGGCGGTTCGGCCCGGTGATGATCGCCAATCATATCCGCGACGACAGCATCGCCGATATCGCCGCCCGGGTGCTGCGCGAAGCGCCGCCGCGCTTCGCGCTCGCCGGCCATTCCATGGGCGGATACGTCGCGCTCGAGATCATGCGCCAGGCGCCCGAGCGGGTGGCGAAGCTCGCCTTGATCAACACCCAGGCGCGGCCCGATACGCCGGAGGCGACCGCGCGCCGTCTTGGCCTGATGACGCGCGTCAGGCGCGGCGAGCTCCGCGCCGTCCGCGAGGAGAGTTTTCCGGAGCTCGTGCATCCGTCGCGGCGCGACGATGCCGGGATTCTCGCGCTCGTGCATCGGCAGGATGAGGACGTTGGCGTCGAAGGCTATCTGCGGCAGCAGACCGCGATCATCGCTCGGGTGGATTCGCGGCCGATCCTGGCGACGATCAAATGCCCGACGCTGGTGCTGACGGGCGATACCGACAACACCATCCCGAATGCGCTCTCGAAGGAAATGGCCGAGGGCATCGCCGGCGCGAGCCTCGTGATCCTCGATCGCTGTGGGCCCCTGCCGCAAGCCGAACAGCCGGAGGCGACAGTGCAGGCGCTGACCGAATGGCTCGGAACCAAGGTTGTCTAG
- a CDS encoding ATP-binding protein, giving the protein MSLRTRLLILVLAAMLVPAILVGLRFVQNRTSEIDAALANLAATADDIASDLGEKIQGTAQLHYGLARARDLDTRDKAACSAFLSDVREEYPQFTGILTIDPDGSLFCDSLRTNRTLDLNDRGYFKEVKNLQGVVAVEPVFGRLTGLSVLQIAYPVRSDTGALKFVLLASFNLNKFAEFHHKRLLGEKDILLVDAKGTVLVAPKGGGWSQPVGGSIAGSDLFRFAAAPDGEPFREITDGGGRTQIWGVARSPSIRKAGLIIMVGRSKDGLVAAANRRLYEDLTILAVASLLLLGGLWILTTVSIGRQVGRLAAMAKSLGRGDLSARIPEPHPGGELGGLMTLLNGTAESLEQQRAAIADLSHKLSQSQKMEAMGQLTGGVAHDFNNLLTVILGNSEHLADRLAGNKELHRIAGDIATAAERGSDLTRSLLAFARKQPLRPREIDIAEQVIGMEQLLRRTLGEHIECRFTFGPDLWPVSVDPGQLTTALLNLVLNARDAMPEGGKLTVEVHNSSLCESDLDVNGEPRPGDYVMVAVTDTGSGMTTEVAGRALEPFFTTKEVGKGTGLGLSMVYGFAQQSGGLVQMQSEPGQGSVVRLFFPRLATQSSEDPPPAEQTVTPAGHETILLVEDDDMVRAYVENELRTLGYRVITASNGPAAVELLRRTGDIQLLFTDVVMPGGMFGPELARQATALRPDLKVLFTSGYSQDPVRTPDGINARILTKPFRRQDLAAMLRSALSSRSR; this is encoded by the coding sequence ATGAGCCTGCGTACCCGGTTACTGATCCTCGTCCTCGCCGCCATGCTGGTGCCGGCGATCCTGGTGGGGCTGCGGTTCGTGCAGAACCGGACCAGCGAAATCGACGCGGCGCTCGCCAATCTGGCCGCAACCGCCGACGACATTGCCAGCGATCTGGGCGAGAAGATCCAGGGCACCGCCCAGCTTCATTATGGGCTCGCCCGTGCCCGCGACCTCGACACGCGCGACAAGGCGGCCTGCTCGGCATTCCTGTCGGATGTCCGCGAAGAGTATCCGCAGTTCACGGGTATCCTGACCATTGATCCCGACGGCAGCCTGTTCTGCGACTCGCTGCGGACCAACCGCACACTCGACCTGAACGACCGCGGCTATTTCAAAGAGGTCAAGAATCTTCAAGGCGTCGTCGCGGTGGAGCCGGTGTTTGGCCGCCTCACCGGACTGTCGGTGCTGCAGATCGCCTATCCGGTACGATCGGATACGGGCGCGCTGAAATTCGTGCTGCTTGCGTCCTTCAACCTGAACAAATTTGCGGAGTTTCACCACAAGCGGCTGCTCGGCGAGAAGGACATCCTGCTCGTCGATGCCAAGGGTACGGTCCTGGTCGCCCCCAAGGGTGGCGGCTGGAGCCAGCCCGTCGGCGGATCCATTGCAGGCTCCGACCTGTTCCGCTTCGCGGCAGCGCCCGATGGCGAGCCATTTCGGGAGATCACCGACGGCGGCGGCCGCACGCAGATCTGGGGGGTTGCCCGCTCGCCCTCGATCCGCAAGGCCGGCCTCATCATCATGGTCGGACGCTCCAAGGACGGACTGGTCGCGGCGGCGAACCGCCGGCTTTACGAGGACCTGACGATTCTCGCGGTGGCCTCGCTGCTGCTCCTGGGCGGCTTATGGATCCTCACGACCGTGAGCATCGGTCGACAGGTCGGGCGGCTCGCCGCCATGGCCAAGAGCCTCGGGCGCGGCGATCTCAGCGCGCGCATTCCCGAGCCGCATCCGGGCGGCGAGCTCGGCGGATTGATGACCCTGCTCAACGGCACCGCCGAGTCGCTCGAGCAGCAGCGCGCCGCCATCGCGGATCTCAGCCACAAGCTCAGCCAATCCCAGAAGATGGAAGCCATGGGCCAACTCACCGGCGGCGTGGCGCACGACTTCAACAATCTCCTGACCGTCATTCTGGGCAATTCGGAGCACCTGGCCGACAGGCTGGCGGGCAACAAGGAATTGCACCGGATCGCCGGCGACATTGCGACGGCAGCCGAGCGCGGGTCCGACCTGACGCGGAGCCTGCTCGCCTTCGCACGCAAGCAGCCGCTGCGGCCCCGAGAGATCGACATCGCCGAGCAGGTGATCGGCATGGAGCAGCTGTTGCGCCGGACCCTCGGCGAGCACATCGAGTGCCGCTTCACGTTCGGACCGGATCTGTGGCCAGTCAGCGTCGATCCCGGCCAATTGACGACGGCCCTGCTCAACCTCGTGCTCAACGCCCGCGACGCGATGCCGGAAGGCGGCAAGCTCACGGTCGAAGTCCACAACAGCTCGCTCTGTGAATCCGACCTCGACGTCAACGGCGAGCCGCGGCCCGGGGACTACGTCATGGTGGCCGTGACGGATACCGGCAGCGGCATGACCACCGAGGTCGCGGGTCGCGCATTGGAGCCGTTCTTCACCACCAAGGAGGTCGGCAAGGGAACCGGCCTTGGCCTCAGCATGGTCTACGGGTTTGCGCAGCAGTCCGGCGGACTTGTGCAGATGCAGTCCGAACCGGGACAAGGCAGTGTCGTCAGGCTGTTCTTTCCCCGTCTCGCAACGCAGTCGAGCGAGGATCCGCCACCCGCCGAGCAGACCGTCACTCCAGCAGGACACGAGACCATTCTCCTCGTCGAAGACGACGACATGGTGCGCGCCTACGTCGAGAACGAGCTCAGGACGCTCGGCTACCGCGTCATCACTGCATCGAACGGTCCCGCGGCGGTGGAATTGCTGCGCCGGACCGGGGACATCCAGTTGCTGTTCACCGATGTCGTGATGCCCGGCGGCATGTTCGGGCCGGAGCTCGCAAGGCAAGCAACGGCGCTGCGGCCCGATCTCAAGGTGCTCTTCACGTCCGGCTACAGCCAGGATCCCGTCAGGACGCCGGATGGGATCAATGCACGCATTCTGACAAAGCCGTTTCGAAGGCAGGATCTTGCCGCAATGCTGCGATCCGCCCTGTCCTCGAGATCGCGGTAG
- a CDS encoding DUF2189 domain-containing protein, with amino-acid sequence MSISGKVDPVVRPVAATDIAEALVEGLRDFQALPLYGLCFGALYAAGGILVILCLTAFGMVYLVYPLAAGFALIGPFVAIGLYEVSRRRERGEPVSFGAIWSAVRSRSEIGWMAFVTLFVFVVWMYQVRLLIALLLGLHASFSSLQEFMTVVLTTNEGLLFLGIGNAVGAVLSLILFSLTVVSFPLLLDREVDFVTAMVTSVRAVVTSPLPMISWAAVIVMLLIVSALPYFLGLIVTLPVLGHATWHLYRRLVAPT; translated from the coding sequence ATGTCCATCTCGGGCAAGGTCGATCCGGTGGTGCGTCCCGTCGCGGCGACCGACATTGCGGAGGCTCTGGTCGAGGGGCTGCGTGATTTCCAGGCGCTGCCGCTTTACGGTCTCTGCTTCGGCGCGCTCTACGCCGCCGGCGGCATCCTCGTCATCCTGTGCCTCACCGCCTTCGGCATGGTCTATCTCGTCTACCCCCTGGCGGCAGGCTTCGCGCTGATCGGACCGTTCGTCGCGATCGGTCTCTACGAGGTCAGCCGCCGCCGCGAGCGCGGTGAGCCGGTCTCCTTCGGCGCCATCTGGTCGGCCGTGCGCTCGCGCAGCGAGATCGGCTGGATGGCGTTCGTCACGCTGTTCGTGTTCGTGGTCTGGATGTACCAGGTGCGGCTCCTGATCGCGCTGCTGCTCGGCCTGCACGCCTCCTTCTCCAGCCTTCAGGAGTTCATGACGGTGGTGCTGACGACCAATGAGGGCCTGCTGTTCCTCGGCATCGGCAATGCCGTCGGTGCCGTGCTGTCGCTGATCCTGTTCTCGCTGACCGTGGTGTCGTTTCCGCTGCTGCTCGACCGCGAGGTCGATTTCGTCACGGCGATGGTGACGAGCGTGCGCGCGGTGGTGACGAGCCCGCTGCCGATGATCTCGTGGGCTGCCGTGATCGTGATGCTGCTGATCGTCTCGGCGCTACCTTACTTTCTCGGGCTGATCGTGACGTTGCCGGTGCTCGGGCATGCGACCTGGCATCTGTATCGGCGGCTGGTGGCGCCAACCTAG
- a CDS encoding acyl-CoA synthetase, producing MLTEAKTYDELYRNFRWDIPARFNIAEACCDRHADGTGRLALIYVDENGATSRTSFDEVAEMSRRFANVLKADGLVRGDRVAVFLSQSLELPIAHMAAFRSGLISIPLFALFGEDALEFRLSNSQARAIITDEAGWEKLTKIRDRLPYLQDIYVTSGAVHAGAKPFWSAIEAASEDFANVDTSADDPALIIYTSGTTGNPKGALHAHRVVLGHLPNVEMCHNFLPRPGDLMWTPADWAWIGGLVNGLLAFWYHGIPLVGHRARKFEPQAAMQMMADLSVRNVFLPPTALKLMRQAGVKHAGVKLRSIFTGGGSLGGELLGWVRETFGIDAHEVFGQTECNLVIGSNSNLFPIRPGSMGKATPGFDVRIVNDKGEEQKRGERGIIGVRQPCPVTMLEYWRNEEATAKKYAGEFLLTGDLGVEDEDGYFWYVSREDDVITTAGYRVGPSEIEHTLMKHPSVAMAAVVGIPDPIRTESIKAWIVLRPGFSAGDALAREIQEFVKVQLAAHEYPRFVEFAETLPMTATGKVLRRELRAKG from the coding sequence ATGCTGACCGAAGCCAAGACCTACGATGAGCTCTATCGCAACTTCCGCTGGGATATCCCTGCGCGCTTCAACATCGCGGAGGCCTGCTGCGATCGGCATGCCGATGGCACCGGCCGGCTCGCGCTGATCTATGTCGACGAGAACGGTGCGACCAGCCGCACCTCCTTCGACGAGGTCGCCGAGATGTCGCGTCGCTTTGCCAATGTGCTGAAGGCGGACGGGCTCGTGCGCGGCGATCGCGTCGCCGTGTTCCTGTCGCAGTCGCTGGAGTTGCCGATCGCGCATATGGCGGCGTTCCGCTCCGGCCTGATCTCGATCCCGCTGTTCGCGCTGTTCGGTGAGGACGCGCTGGAATTCCGCCTGTCGAATTCGCAAGCCAGAGCCATCATCACCGATGAAGCTGGCTGGGAGAAGCTGACGAAAATCCGCGATCGGCTGCCCTATCTGCAGGATATCTATGTCACGAGCGGCGCCGTCCACGCCGGCGCGAAGCCGTTCTGGTCAGCGATCGAGGCCGCGTCCGAGGATTTTGCAAATGTCGACACCTCGGCTGACGATCCCGCGCTGATCATCTACACGTCCGGCACCACGGGCAACCCGAAGGGCGCGCTGCATGCGCACCGCGTCGTGCTCGGCCATCTTCCCAACGTCGAGATGTGTCACAATTTCCTGCCGCGCCCAGGCGATCTCATGTGGACCCCGGCGGACTGGGCCTGGATCGGCGGCCTCGTCAACGGCCTGCTTGCGTTCTGGTATCACGGCATTCCCCTGGTCGGCCATCGTGCGCGAAAGTTCGAACCGCAGGCGGCGATGCAGATGATGGCCGATCTTTCCGTCCGCAACGTCTTCCTGCCGCCGACCGCGCTCAAGCTGATGCGGCAGGCCGGCGTGAAGCACGCGGGCGTCAAGCTGCGCAGCATCTTTACCGGCGGGGGATCGCTCGGCGGCGAGCTGCTCGGCTGGGTGCGCGAGACGTTCGGTATCGATGCGCATGAGGTGTTCGGCCAGACCGAGTGCAATCTCGTGATCGGCAGCAACTCCAATTTGTTTCCGATCCGCCCGGGTTCGATGGGCAAGGCGACGCCGGGCTTCGACGTCCGCATCGTCAACGACAAGGGCGAAGAGCAGAAGCGCGGAGAGCGTGGCATCATCGGCGTGCGCCAGCCGTGCCCGGTCACCATGCTCGAATATTGGCGCAATGAGGAGGCGACGGCGAAGAAATATGCCGGCGAATTTCTCCTCACCGGCGATCTTGGCGTAGAGGATGAGGACGGTTATTTCTGGTACGTCAGCCGCGAGGACGACGTCATCACCACCGCCGGCTATCGCGTCGGTCCCTCCGAGATCGAGCACACGCTGATGAAGCATCCCTCGGTGGCGATGGCCGCGGTGGTCGGCATTCCCGATCCGATCCGCACCGAATCGATCAAGGCGTGGATCGTCCTGCGCCCCGGCTTCAGCGCCGGCGATGCGCTGGCGCGCGAGATCCAGGAGTTCGTCAAGGTGCAGCTCGCCGCGCACGAATATCCGCGCTTCGTCGAATTCGCTGAGACGCTGCCGATGACGGCGACGGGCAAAGTGCTGCGGCGCGAGCTGCGGGCCAAGGGCTGA
- a CDS encoding LVIVD repeat-containing protein, translated as MFRCVLPAASLVLLACGTAVHAQKQAIGAPPEASNMKLVGTSDLQARSAYQPTIHRQGDRWIAYIGHHGGTEDVPAPVNPMTGKAEPNGTSIVDVTDPARPKYLRHLPGQEGKYESGGAQMVRVCDGKALPKGDPNAVYMLRTFGSEAHEIWNVTDPASPVLITRIGGLKDTHKSWWECDTGIAYLVSGAPDWRTRRMTQIYDLSDPARPQKIRDFGLPGQEPGSTGAVPTELHGPISTGPNGNRVYFGYGTNKGGILQIVDRDKLLNGPKEPTPDNLRYPEIARMPMSAFNGAHTTFPMLDMPIAEFSEDKDGKTRDIVMIVDEAILNECGEARQMVWFADVTTETRPMMISSYTVPEASGQFCQRGGRFGAHSSNESMAPVYYKKMAFIAFFNAGVRALDVRDPYHPREVGYFIPPITAATDKRCIPVEGGERCKIAIQTNNVETDDRGYIYIVDRANTGLHILELTGPARAVAGLPKNG; from the coding sequence ATGTTCCGTTGCGTCTTGCCCGCCGCAAGCCTCGTCCTTCTCGCTTGCGGCACTGCGGTCCACGCCCAGAAACAAGCCATCGGCGCGCCGCCGGAAGCGTCCAACATGAAACTCGTCGGCACGAGCGATCTCCAGGCCCGCAGCGCCTATCAGCCGACCATCCATCGCCAGGGCGATCGCTGGATCGCCTATATCGGCCATCACGGCGGCACCGAGGACGTACCCGCTCCGGTCAACCCGATGACGGGCAAGGCCGAGCCGAACGGAACGTCGATCGTCGACGTCACCGATCCCGCCCGCCCGAAATATCTGCGGCATCTGCCCGGGCAGGAGGGCAAGTACGAATCCGGCGGCGCGCAGATGGTGCGGGTTTGCGACGGCAAGGCGTTGCCGAAGGGCGATCCCAATGCGGTTTACATGCTCAGGACCTTCGGCAGTGAGGCCCACGAGATCTGGAATGTCACCGATCCCGCCAGCCCGGTCCTCATCACGCGCATCGGCGGCTTGAAGGACACGCACAAGAGCTGGTGGGAATGCGACACCGGCATTGCCTATCTCGTCTCCGGCGCGCCGGATTGGCGCACGCGGCGCATGACGCAGATCTATGATCTATCCGATCCCGCGCGTCCGCAGAAAATCCGCGACTTTGGTCTGCCGGGTCAGGAGCCCGGCTCGACCGGCGCGGTGCCGACCGAGTTGCACGGGCCGATCTCGACCGGGCCCAATGGCAACCGCGTCTATTTCGGCTACGGCACCAACAAGGGCGGCATCCTGCAGATCGTCGACCGCGACAAGCTCCTGAACGGGCCGAAGGAGCCGACGCCGGATAACCTGCGCTATCCCGAGATTGCGCGGATGCCGATGTCCGCCTTCAACGGCGCGCATACGACGTTTCCGATGCTCGACATGCCCATCGCGGAGTTTTCCGAGGACAAGGACGGCAAGACCCGCGACATCGTCATGATCGTGGATGAGGCGATCCTCAACGAATGCGGCGAGGCGCGGCAGATGGTGTGGTTCGCCGACGTCACCACCGAGACGCGGCCGATGATGATCTCGAGCTACACCGTGCCGGAAGCGAGCGGGCAGTTCTGCCAGCGCGGCGGCCGCTTCGGCGCGCATTCCTCCAACGAGAGCATGGCGCCGGTCTATTACAAGAAGATGGCCTTCATCGCCTTCTTCAATGCCGGCGTGCGCGCGCTCGACGTTCGCGATCCCTATCACCCCCGGGAAGTCGGCTACTTCATTCCGCCGATCACGGCTGCGACCGACAAGCGCTGCATCCCCGTCGAGGGCGGCGAGCGCTGCAAGATCGCGATCCAGACCAACAATGTCGAGACCGACGATCGCGGTTACATCTACATCGTCGATCGCGCCAATACCGGCCTGCACATCCTCGAACTGACCGGCCCCGCGCGTGCAGTCGCCGGCCTGCCGAAGAATGGATAA
- a CDS encoding SRPBCC family protein — protein sequence MKLDRFKPLTVYTIYIASTPEKVWEALTSAEFSKQYFFGNTVEVEPRLGGAFIVRTPDGALHISGEVLAYEPPRKLSVTFNVNWAELIEKLGPTLVTYEIEQLGDAVRLTMSEGHDRPLGDDILEGGRQGWPAILSSLKSVLETGKPLVVKMGPPQRMLDALKAMGIKTP from the coding sequence ATGAAGCTCGATCGATTCAAGCCGCTGACCGTCTACACCATCTACATCGCCTCCACGCCGGAGAAGGTGTGGGAGGCGCTGACCTCGGCGGAGTTCAGCAAGCAGTATTTCTTCGGCAACACCGTGGAGGTCGAGCCACGCCTCGGCGGCGCGTTCATCGTGCGAACGCCCGATGGCGCGCTGCACATCAGCGGCGAGGTTCTCGCCTACGAACCGCCGCGAAAGCTGTCGGTCACGTTCAACGTCAACTGGGCCGAGCTGATCGAGAAGCTCGGGCCGACGCTCGTGACCTACGAGATCGAACAGCTCGGCGATGCGGTCCGCCTCACCATGAGCGAAGGCCACGATCGGCCGCTCGGCGACGACATCCTTGAAGGGGGACGGCAGGGTTGGCCCGCGATCCTTTCCAGTCTCAAGAGCGTGCTCGAGACCGGCAAGCCGCTGGTGGTGAAGATGGGCCCGCCGCAGCGGATGCTCGATGCGCTGAAAGCGATGGGAATCAAGACGCCGTAG